In Stieleria varia, one genomic interval encodes:
- a CDS encoding P-II family nitrogen regulator: MKQIITVVRPHLAENVLAALRRAPLEALTVTEVKGYGRQKTYLDEYQETEYSEAFVPKVEITMWVDDSRLEETLEKINAVARSGRIGDGKIFVMPITTFQ, encoded by the coding sequence ATGAAACAAATTATCACCGTCGTCAGACCGCATCTCGCGGAGAACGTTCTCGCTGCCCTGCGTCGCGCTCCGTTGGAGGCACTGACGGTGACGGAAGTCAAAGGCTACGGCAGGCAAAAGACCTACTTGGACGAGTACCAAGAGACAGAGTACTCCGAAGCCTTCGTGCCGAAGGTCGAGATCACCATGTGGGTCGATGATTCTCGTCTTGAGGAAACGCTGGAAAAGATCAACGCAGTGGCACGCAGTGGTCGCATCGGTGACGGAAAGATTTTCGTCATGCCTATCACAACCTTTCAGTGA
- a CDS encoding PF20097 family protein: MNHENQNSPYAPPTVLPEQSFVPCPQCGQQMDDGDLSSSAAIRWRSYSDNPVQTFLTGGRKIANSKSGFGFRVPAHFCGHCRLMLIKR; the protein is encoded by the coding sequence ATGAATCACGAGAATCAAAATTCACCCTACGCCCCACCAACTGTGTTACCGGAGCAGTCTTTCGTCCCTTGTCCCCAGTGTGGACAACAAATGGACGACGGTGACTTGTCGTCATCCGCAGCGATCAGGTGGCGTTCGTATTCTGACAACCCAGTTCAAACCTTCTTGACCGGAGGCAGAAAAATCGCGAACTCCAAGTCTGGATTCGGCTTTCGCGTTCCCGCTCACTTCTGCGGCCATTGTCGTCTGATGCTGATCAAGAGATGA